One Deltaproteobacteria bacterium genomic window carries:
- a CDS encoding mechanosensitive ion channel family protein, with translation MAIIDINGFVADRLAKPRTDSKGRAVEPGRTKRTLIPLIHWVINVASVFVGAVVVLSQLGVNVTPILAGAGILGLAVGFGAQSLVKDFINGLFILFEGSVAVGDVVVINGTGGLVEGVTLRTVKMRDLAGNVHVIPNGSINMITNMTKEYSRYVFDVGVAYRENVDEVMDVLREIGESMLKDPEFKDDILEPLEILGVDRFDDSAVVIKARIATKPIKQWRIGREFNRRIKKVFDERNIEIPFPHTTVYWGEPKTGRPHPLTIQISGQTGNKAEDPA, from the coding sequence GATCGACTCGCCAAGCCCAGGACGGATTCGAAGGGCCGTGCCGTCGAGCCAGGGAGAACGAAGAGGACCCTGATCCCCCTGATCCACTGGGTCATCAACGTAGCCTCCGTATTTGTGGGAGCGGTCGTCGTCCTCAGTCAGTTGGGGGTCAACGTGACACCGATTCTGGCAGGCGCAGGTATCCTCGGACTGGCTGTCGGCTTCGGTGCCCAGTCACTTGTCAAGGATTTCATCAACGGCCTCTTTATTCTCTTCGAGGGCAGTGTGGCTGTCGGGGACGTGGTGGTGATCAACGGGACCGGGGGGCTGGTCGAAGGTGTAACCCTCCGGACCGTCAAGATGAGAGATCTCGCAGGAAACGTACACGTGATCCCCAACGGGAGTATCAACATGATTACCAATATGACCAAAGAGTATTCACGATACGTCTTCGACGTGGGGGTTGCATACAGGGAGAACGTCGACGAGGTCATGGATGTTCTCAGGGAGATCGGCGAGTCGATGCTGAAGGACCCGGAGTTCAAGGACGACATACTGGAACCCCTGGAAATCCTCGGCGTAGACCGTTTTGACGATTCGGCAGTGGTCATCAAGGCGAGAATCGCCACAAAGCCGATAAAGCAATGGAGGATCGGCAGGGAGTTCAACCGGAGAATCAAGAAGGTATTCGATGAAAGAAATATTGAAATCCCCTTCCCCCACACAACCGTGTACTGGGGTGAGCCCAAAACAGGTCGACCCCATCCTCTGACAATTCAAATCAGCGGGCAGACGGGGAACAAGGCGGAAGACCCGGCCTGA